A section of the Acidobacteriota bacterium genome encodes:
- the topA gene encoding type I DNA topoisomerase: protein MSKGLVIVESPAKAKTIQKYLGKGFTVDASYGHVKDLPKSSLGVDIDNDFETEYIVIPGKEKVLAKLKKLAQSADMIYLAPDPDREGEAIAAHLAFELGDGEKKKKKGKVSKKAQKELEEHPDGVNIRRVTFNEITQRAVKAAFENPRDIDRNLVDAQQARRVLDRLVGYQVSPLLWDKVRRGISAGRVQTVALRLIVDREREIKAFEKKEYWTIDAHLSGDKPPAFDARFVGKGEEKVEVTNGEDAEKIRAALEKSDWLVRSVEKKERRRNATPPFTTSKLQQDSSRKLRFSVKRTMMIAQRLYEGIELGEEGLVGLITYMRTDSTRVSPDAIVEVREYIAEQFGPQYIPETPNTYKEKKEAQAAHEAIRPTSAMRHPDTVKQYLQEDEFKVYKLIWQRFIASQMNPAIFDQTTVDIDAKSASETFWFRVTGSVMKFDGFLKVYEESKDNKDEEDEELKHKLPPLETGQKLTLKELKPEQHFTEPPPRYNEASLVKELEERGIGRPSTYATILSTIQERQYATKIGGKFAPTEIGLVVTDLLVENFKDIFDFQYTAHLEEELDDIEEGKETWTDTLAEFYKKFSKDLKYAEKHMENIKRMEKPTDEKCELCGSPLVIKWGKHGSFYACSTYDKENPESCKFTKENPINLPDLDSADMQETAQEEYCENCGRVMVLKRGRFGQFMACTGYPDCKTTRRLDQGKRVPDIPLEEICPECKTRNLIIRHGRYGEFTSCSGYPDCKYVKQNFIGVKCPDCKEGDLVEKRARKGNTFYGCGRYPKCKFTSAAKPIAEKCPSCGHEFLVERLRKDGTVIACPNKECDYERAAEPTSADAAGATVS from the coding sequence TTGTCCAAAGGACTCGTCATCGTCGAATCGCCTGCCAAGGCGAAAACAATTCAGAAGTATTTAGGCAAGGGCTTCACCGTGGATGCCTCGTACGGCCACGTGAAGGATCTGCCCAAGAGCAGTCTCGGCGTCGACATCGACAACGATTTCGAAACCGAATACATCGTCATCCCTGGCAAAGAGAAGGTGCTCGCCAAGCTGAAGAAGCTGGCGCAGTCAGCCGACATGATCTACCTGGCGCCAGACCCGGACCGCGAAGGCGAAGCCATCGCTGCGCACCTTGCGTTTGAACTTGGCGACGGCGAAAAGAAAAAGAAAAAGGGGAAAGTCAGCAAGAAGGCGCAGAAGGAGCTGGAAGAGCATCCCGATGGCGTGAACATCCGCCGCGTCACCTTCAACGAAATCACCCAGCGCGCCGTGAAGGCTGCGTTTGAAAATCCTCGCGACATCGATCGCAACCTGGTCGACGCCCAGCAGGCTCGCCGCGTTCTTGACCGTCTGGTGGGATATCAGGTCTCTCCTCTTTTATGGGACAAAGTTCGCCGTGGTATTTCCGCCGGACGCGTCCAGACCGTTGCGCTGCGCCTGATCGTTGATCGCGAACGCGAGATTAAGGCCTTCGAAAAGAAAGAATATTGGACCATCGACGCCCATCTGTCGGGCGACAAGCCCCCGGCGTTCGACGCCCGCTTCGTCGGTAAAGGCGAAGAAAAAGTAGAAGTCACCAACGGCGAGGACGCCGAAAAGATCCGCGCGGCTCTGGAGAAGTCCGACTGGCTGGTTCGCTCGGTAGAAAAGAAAGAGCGTCGCCGCAATGCGACTCCTCCGTTCACGACCAGCAAGTTGCAGCAGGATTCGTCGCGCAAGCTGCGCTTCAGCGTCAAGCGCACGATGATGATCGCGCAGCGACTCTATGAAGGCATTGAACTGGGCGAAGAAGGGCTGGTCGGCCTGATTACTTACATGCGTACCGATTCGACCCGCGTCTCTCCTGACGCCATCGTCGAAGTGCGCGAATACATTGCCGAGCAGTTTGGCCCTCAGTACATTCCGGAGACGCCGAATACATATAAGGAGAAGAAGGAAGCGCAGGCCGCGCACGAAGCGATTCGTCCGACGTCGGCGATGCGGCATCCCGACACCGTCAAGCAATATCTGCAGGAAGACGAGTTCAAGGTATACAAACTCATCTGGCAGCGCTTCATCGCGTCGCAGATGAATCCGGCGATCTTCGATCAGACGACGGTCGACATTGACGCGAAGTCCGCCAGCGAAACATTCTGGTTCCGTGTCACCGGTTCGGTCATGAAGTTCGACGGCTTCCTCAAAGTCTATGAAGAGTCCAAGGACAATAAGGACGAAGAGGACGAAGAGCTAAAACACAAACTACCGCCGCTCGAAACCGGACAGAAGCTGACGTTGAAAGAATTGAAGCCCGAACAGCATTTCACCGAGCCGCCTCCGCGCTACAACGAAGCGTCGCTCGTGAAAGAACTGGAAGAACGCGGCATCGGGCGTCCCTCGACCTACGCAACCATCCTTAGCACCATTCAGGAGCGCCAGTACGCCACCAAGATTGGCGGCAAGTTTGCTCCGACCGAAATCGGCCTGGTTGTTACCGACCTGCTGGTCGAAAACTTCAAGGACATCTTCGATTTCCAGTACACCGCGCATCTGGAAGAAGAGCTGGACGACATTGAAGAAGGCAAGGAGACGTGGACCGACACGCTCGCCGAGTTCTACAAGAAATTCTCCAAGGATCTCAAATACGCCGAGAAGCACATGGAAAACATCAAGCGTATGGAGAAGCCGACGGACGAAAAGTGTGAACTCTGCGGTTCGCCGCTGGTTATCAAGTGGGGCAAGCACGGATCTTTCTATGCGTGCAGCACCTACGACAAGGAAAATCCTGAAAGCTGCAAGTTCACCAAAGAAAATCCGATTAACCTGCCCGACCTCGACTCTGCCGACATGCAGGAAACGGCGCAGGAGGAATATTGCGAGAACTGCGGCCGGGTCATGGTTCTCAAGCGCGGACGCTTTGGCCAGTTCATGGCCTGCACTGGATATCCTGATTGCAAGACGACACGCCGACTCGATCAGGGCAAGCGCGTGCCGGATATTCCACTCGAAGAGATCTGTCCGGAGTGCAAGACGCGCAACCTGATCATCCGCCACGGGCGTTACGGTGAGTTCACGTCATGCAGCGGGTATCCCGACTGCAAGTACGTGAAGCAGAATTTCATCGGGGTAAAGTGCCCGGATTGCAAGGAAGGCGACCTGGTCGAAAAGCG
- the dprA gene encoding DNA-protecting protein DprA produces the protein MSSPVLSTPNSTLQPAAYWLALALTPRLGPTRVRKLVEHFGSAERVFQATLTELEATGMPVASAQSLATGDSMELAQQETAKAVACGAKIIALDDPAYPSHLKEIYDPPVVLFVRGSVEVLSLAGIAMVGTRHPTPYGLGMAERLSKDLAARGLVIISGMARGVDTASHRGAIAAGGKTVAVFGTGVDVLYPKENSRLAEQILSLGGALISEFPIGTFAAPQNFPIRNRIISGMSVGVLVVEAAEYSGTRITARCALEQNRDVYAVPGNVTNKGSWGPNTLIKQGAKLVATWEDVWEELPTDIQDTLTAVRDESSASETASLFPEDDTSPYERKILRLLKPDESTHIDEIVETLESEVSSSEIFAALFELELSGKIRQLPGKNFVKSF, from the coding sequence ATGTCGAGCCCTGTCCTCAGTACGCCGAATTCCACGCTGCAACCGGCCGCCTACTGGTTGGCCCTCGCGCTGACGCCGCGCCTTGGTCCCACGCGTGTTCGGAAACTTGTTGAGCACTTTGGCAGCGCCGAACGCGTGTTTCAGGCCACCCTCACGGAACTGGAAGCGACTGGGATGCCCGTTGCCTCCGCGCAATCGTTGGCCACGGGGGACTCGATGGAACTGGCGCAGCAGGAGACTGCAAAGGCAGTCGCTTGCGGCGCGAAGATCATCGCTCTCGACGATCCTGCGTATCCAAGTCACCTGAAAGAAATCTACGATCCGCCGGTTGTACTTTTTGTGCGCGGCAGCGTCGAAGTGCTCTCGCTGGCGGGTATCGCGATGGTCGGCACGCGGCACCCAACGCCCTACGGACTTGGTATGGCCGAGCGATTATCCAAAGATCTGGCCGCCCGCGGACTGGTCATCATCAGTGGCATGGCGCGTGGCGTGGATACCGCCTCGCATCGCGGCGCAATCGCAGCGGGAGGAAAAACAGTTGCCGTATTTGGCACGGGCGTTGACGTGTTGTATCCCAAAGAAAATTCGCGCCTCGCGGAGCAGATCCTGAGCCTCGGAGGCGCACTGATTTCCGAGTTTCCGATCGGCACATTTGCCGCGCCTCAGAATTTTCCGATCCGCAACCGCATCATCAGCGGCATGTCGGTCGGCGTGCTGGTCGTCGAAGCTGCTGAATATAGCGGAACGCGGATCACCGCCCGCTGCGCGCTCGAACAGAACCGTGACGTGTATGCCGTCCCCGGCAACGTAACCAATAAAGGATCGTGGGGACCGAACACTTTGATTAAGCAGGGTGCCAAGTTGGTTGCAACCTGGGAAGACGTTTGGGAAGAACTACCTACGGACATTCAAGACACTCTCACCGCCGTCCGCGATGAATCTTCCGCCTCCGAAACCGCATCTCTATTCCCCGAAGACGACACCTCGCCGTATGAAAGGAAAATCCTTCGATTGTTGAAGCCAGACGAATCGACACACATTGACGAGATCGTCGAGACCCTGGAAAGCGAAGTCTCCTCTTCAGAAATCTTCGCCGCACTTTTTGAGCTGGAACTAAGCGGGAAAATCCGGCAGTTGCCGGGAAAGAATTTTGTGAAGAGCTTTTAG
- a CDS encoding menaquinone biosynthesis protein, translating to MSRLKISAISYLNTAPLLWDFEHGDAGADFEISYTVPSACAAALHSGTADIGIIPAAAYSTIPGLVIVPEIAIAARHPVRSILLVSKVPIEKVRTVALDTSSMTSVALTQILFAKWLGGARDYKAMDPDLDVMLSACDAGLLIGDPALQVDRGRYVTLDLAEEWIARTGKSFVFAFWAIRREALAGRDAPAIGDIFKKSRDHGLRPENLENVVQEWGPRLNLSAAVIRRYLTHNIHYYLDPPCLEGLQLFYRYGAEQGVLPSVRELEFAV from the coding sequence ATGAGCCGGTTGAAGATTTCGGCGATTTCCTATCTGAACACGGCCCCGCTCCTGTGGGATTTCGAGCATGGAGATGCGGGCGCTGACTTCGAAATTTCCTACACGGTGCCGTCGGCCTGTGCGGCGGCCCTGCACTCAGGAACGGCGGATATCGGGATCATTCCCGCCGCTGCCTACAGCACCATCCCCGGCCTGGTCATTGTTCCTGAAATCGCGATTGCGGCACGCCACCCGGTGCGATCCATTCTGCTGGTCAGCAAGGTTCCTATCGAAAAAGTACGCACGGTGGCGCTCGACACTTCGTCGATGACCTCGGTTGCCTTAACTCAAATTCTGTTCGCGAAGTGGCTAGGCGGCGCGCGCGACTACAAGGCCATGGATCCCGATCTGGACGTAATGCTCAGCGCGTGCGATGCCGGGTTACTCATTGGAGACCCGGCCCTGCAAGTTGACCGTGGGCGTTACGTCACGCTGGATCTGGCCGAGGAGTGGATCGCGCGAACGGGCAAGTCATTCGTGTTTGCGTTCTGGGCGATTCGCCGGGAAGCGCTTGCCGGACGCGACGCCCCTGCAATTGGCGATATATTCAAGAAATCGCGGGATCATGGTTTGCGTCCAGAGAATCTGGAGAATGTTGTGCAGGAGTGGGGGCCGCGGCTGAATTTGTCCGCCGCGGTGATCCGGAGGTATCTCACACATAACATTCATTACTACCTCGATCCGCCGTGCCTGGAGGGATTGCAGCTTTTCTACCGCTACGGGGCGGAACAGGGCGTCTTGCCTTCGGTGCGGGAATTGGAATTTGCAGTTTAG
- a CDS encoding VTT domain-containing protein, translating to MPSFAVVLLATHKSALRWLIGLGGPGLILLGLADNSLVPMPGSTDVVTILLAAHHREWWIYYALMATNGAVLGGFLTYRMARRGGKATLEKRFSQKRIKKVYAIFERWGFASVAISAILPPPFPIVPILLAAGAMQYPTRKFLSALAVGRGIRFTILGYLGAHYGTHIVRFFAKYYWPVLIVLIASAVLGALLGLYQYLRRK from the coding sequence ATGCCATCGTTCGCGGTTGTCCTGCTTGCCACCCACAAGAGCGCGTTGCGATGGCTGATTGGCTTGGGCGGTCCCGGTTTGATTCTTCTGGGCCTCGCCGACAACTCGCTCGTTCCCATGCCCGGTAGCACCGACGTGGTCACGATTCTTTTGGCGGCACACCACCGCGAATGGTGGATCTACTATGCGCTGATGGCCACGAACGGAGCCGTTCTTGGCGGTTTTCTAACTTACCGGATGGCGCGACGAGGCGGCAAGGCAACGCTGGAGAAAAGGTTCTCGCAGAAGAGAATCAAAAAGGTCTACGCGATTTTTGAGCGATGGGGATTCGCGTCGGTAGCAATCTCGGCAATCCTGCCGCCGCCCTTTCCGATTGTTCCCATTCTTCTGGCCGCCGGAGCCATGCAATATCCCACCAGGAAGTTCCTGAGCGCTTTGGCGGTTGGGCGCGGCATTCGATTCACGATCCTGGGATATCTCGGAGCGCACTACGGAACGCACATCGTGCGTTTCTTCGCGAAGTACTACTGGCCGGTGCTGATCGTTTTGATCGCTTCAGCAGTTTTAGGCGCGCTGCTCGGGCTGTACCAGTATTTGCGGAGAAAATAA
- the mqnC gene encoding dehypoxanthine futalosine cyclase, whose translation MALTKQQALEMFQSDDLIGIGMEADAVRRRIHPEGTVTYIIDRNINYTNFCTEYCTFCAFYRPLKGPASKEGYILDFETIYDKIQETVELGGTGVLMQGGLHPDLKIDWHEKMLSGIKQRFPKIHLHCYSASEILAIAEYSDLNVRDTIVRLRDAGLDSIPGGGAEILDDEVRHKIARLKCLTEDWLLVHRTAHQLGMRTTATMMFGVGETAEHRINHFQKLYELQEETGGFTAFIPWSFQPANTALGGRRWEEATAVEYLKVLAISRLYLSNFLNVQSSWVTQGLKVCQMGLRFGGNDVGSVMLEENVVRAAGVTNCTTEEELRRIIRDAGFRPAQRDTLYRQYFLN comes from the coding sequence ATGGCGTTGACCAAACAGCAAGCTCTGGAGATGTTTCAGTCCGATGATCTGATCGGCATTGGCATGGAAGCCGATGCGGTGCGCCGCCGGATTCATCCCGAGGGCACGGTCACCTACATCATCGACCGCAATATCAATTACACGAATTTTTGCACCGAGTACTGCACGTTCTGCGCTTTCTACCGCCCACTGAAGGGACCCGCTTCCAAAGAAGGCTACATCCTCGATTTCGAAACCATCTACGACAAGATTCAGGAGACGGTGGAACTGGGCGGCACGGGCGTTCTCATGCAGGGTGGACTGCATCCGGACCTCAAAATCGATTGGCACGAAAAAATGCTGAGCGGCATCAAGCAACGCTTTCCAAAGATTCATCTGCATTGCTATTCCGCGTCGGAGATTTTAGCGATCGCGGAATACAGCGATCTCAACGTGCGCGACACAATCGTCCGCCTGCGTGACGCCGGATTGGATTCCATCCCTGGTGGTGGAGCTGAAATTCTCGACGATGAAGTTCGGCACAAGATTGCCCGTCTGAAATGCCTGACCGAGGATTGGCTGCTGGTGCATCGCACGGCACATCAACTCGGCATGCGTACGACGGCCACCATGATGTTTGGCGTTGGCGAAACCGCGGAGCATCGCATCAATCATTTCCAGAAGCTTTATGAACTCCAGGAAGAGACGGGCGGATTCACCGCTTTTATCCCGTGGAGTTTCCAACCAGCCAACACGGCCCTGGGCGGACGACGCTGGGAGGAAGCCACTGCGGTGGAGTATCTGAAAGTTCTGGCGATCTCGCGGCTGTATCTGTCGAATTTTCTGAATGTGCAATCGAGTTGGGTAACGCAGGGATTGAAAGTCTGCCAGATGGGCCTACGTTTTGGCGGCAATGATGTCGGCTCCGTGATGCTGGAAGAAAATGTGGTGCGGGCGGCAGGCGTCACGAACTGCACGACGGAGGAAGAATTGCGCCGCATTATCCGCGATGCCGGATTCCGTCCGGCGCAGCGGGATACGTTGTACCGGCAGTATTTCCTGAATTAG
- a CDS encoding carboxypeptidase regulatory-like domain-containing protein codes for MRFTPINRSFALIFLVGFILLIQARAQDATHTSTATLAGVVVKEPGSQPLKKVLLHLIAEDQKDGGNYTADTDSEGHFQFEKVQPGRYRMLLEKTGFHPINLRGRQSDGSVLSIRTGQEINDLLFQMVSAAVVTGRVVDEDGDSLPAFGVTLWRRRPGKTRDPEIAGEERTNDRGEYRFSGLFPGQYYVAVIPPPDVRNFIRTKEKDDPPKPNLSYLTTYYPSTNDFTQAAAIDLRAGDEMPVNFSLIPARTYRIRGMVTGIPANQKPMVQLMSKGVGRTMNGADVAADGQFEIRGVAPGSYSITVFAGSEGQILSARESVSVVAADVEGLKLTPVQPFTIAGAVRFDAPVPRQLAQCSVYLRALEDDESTSSPGGVVTAQVDRFGSFQWTGVMPGAYVAQFSCDSERDLYLKYVRIGASHNDAGFRLTGPASVELVVSPKSGILEGVVMDHDNPSSNANVVAVPEEKYRKITEHFGTGSTDQNGHFTIRGLTPGSYMVFAWQDLDEGLFYDSAFLKSQESNGVSLKVEEASRQKIELKISDVGDDWR; via the coding sequence ATGAGATTTACCCCTATCAATCGCTCGTTCGCTCTCATTTTCCTTGTTGGCTTCATTCTGTTGATTCAGGCAAGAGCGCAAGACGCGACTCACACTTCTACCGCAACGTTGGCAGGCGTGGTCGTCAAGGAACCAGGTAGCCAGCCACTGAAGAAAGTCTTGCTCCACCTGATTGCGGAAGATCAAAAAGATGGCGGCAACTACACTGCTGACACCGACTCCGAGGGACATTTTCAGTTTGAGAAAGTGCAGCCAGGACGCTACCGCATGCTGCTGGAGAAAACTGGATTCCATCCCATCAATCTGCGCGGGCGGCAGTCGGACGGCTCGGTCCTCAGCATAAGGACGGGGCAGGAAATCAACGACTTGCTCTTCCAGATGGTATCGGCGGCCGTCGTCACTGGCCGGGTCGTCGATGAAGACGGCGATTCACTGCCGGCCTTCGGGGTGACACTCTGGCGCAGGCGTCCCGGCAAAACGCGAGATCCAGAGATTGCAGGGGAAGAACGCACCAACGATCGGGGTGAGTACCGATTTTCGGGACTCTTCCCGGGTCAGTATTACGTCGCGGTGATTCCACCACCGGACGTCCGCAATTTCATTCGTACCAAAGAGAAAGATGATCCTCCCAAACCGAATCTGAGCTATTTGACCACGTACTATCCGAGCACCAACGATTTCACGCAGGCGGCGGCGATTGATCTGCGGGCGGGCGACGAGATGCCGGTGAACTTCTCGCTGATTCCCGCACGGACGTATCGCATTCGTGGCATGGTCACGGGTATTCCTGCCAACCAGAAACCCATGGTGCAACTGATGTCCAAGGGAGTGGGGCGGACGATGAATGGAGCCGACGTGGCGGCCGATGGCCAATTTGAGATTCGAGGAGTTGCGCCGGGATCGTATTCGATTACAGTTTTCGCCGGCTCGGAAGGGCAAATACTGAGTGCCCGGGAGAGCGTGTCAGTGGTTGCAGCCGACGTAGAGGGACTGAAACTCACTCCCGTTCAGCCTTTCACCATCGCCGGGGCCGTCCGTTTCGACGCCCCAGTTCCGCGGCAACTTGCGCAATGTTCGGTCTATCTGCGCGCGCTGGAAGACGACGAGTCAACATCCAGCCCTGGCGGTGTCGTGACTGCGCAGGTCGATCGTTTCGGAAGTTTTCAGTGGACGGGCGTTATGCCTGGCGCCTACGTCGCGCAATTCAGTTGTGACAGCGAGCGCGACTTGTATTTGAAGTACGTCCGAATCGGTGCCAGCCACAACGATGCGGGCTTTCGTTTAACGGGACCTGCTTCCGTAGAACTGGTAGTAAGTCCGAAAAGTGGGATTCTCGAAGGCGTTGTCATGGATCACGACAATCCGTCATCCAATGCAAATGTTGTGGCCGTTCCGGAAGAGAAGTATCGAAAAATTACAGAACACTTCGGCACCGGATCCACGGATCAGAACGGACATTTCACGATTCGAGGGCTCACCCCGGGCAGCTACATGGTTTTCGCGTGGCAGGACTTGGATGAAGGCTTGTTCTACGATTCCGCATTTCTCAAATCTCAGGAATCGAATGGCGTGTCGTTGAAGGTCGAAGAAGCGTCAAGGCAGAAGATCGAGTTGAAAATCTCGGATGTCGGCGACGACTGGCGATAG
- a CDS encoding glycosyltransferase — MTVILSNAAIVLAFAPKGVLPYIRQHFLDKTFQGLYKINGFDLALLIPYFIVLIILAAYGAHRYWLVYLYYKNKKNKTTEPAARFDELPRVTVQLPIFNEQYVVDRLLDAICKLDYPREKLDIQLLDDSTDETVAVARELVERYAALGHPVYYLHRENRAGYKAGALEEGLKTAKGEFVAIFDADFVPPTDFLMKCIHHFTNPKIGMVQTRWTHINRTYSLLTEVEAILLDGHFVLEHSGRARSGVFFNFNGTAGMWRRVAIEEAGGWQHDTLTEDTDLSYRAQLKGWKFLYLQDVECPAELPVEMTAFKTQQARWAKGLIQVSKKILPKVFASDVPRAVKVEAWYHLTANLSYPLMIVLSVLLMPAMIIRFYQGWFQMLYIDLPLFMASTFSISSFYLVSQKELFPKTWLRAFLFLPLLMALGIGLTITNTRAVLEALAGKQTAFARTPKYRVESKKDKVGGASKYRKRLGWVPWIELMIGTYFAAAVYYAIDNENYFTVPFLLLFVLGYWCTGLMSLLQGRFSGMSVSSDAHSKPFPVGV, encoded by the coding sequence ATGACTGTCATCCTCTCCAATGCTGCAATCGTGTTGGCTTTTGCGCCGAAGGGCGTATTGCCATATATCCGGCAGCATTTTCTGGATAAGACTTTTCAGGGACTTTACAAAATCAATGGATTTGATCTCGCGCTACTCATTCCCTATTTCATCGTTCTGATTATTCTGGCCGCGTACGGCGCGCATCGCTATTGGCTGGTCTATCTTTATTACAAAAACAAGAAAAACAAGACGACCGAACCCGCCGCTCGTTTCGACGAACTCCCGCGCGTCACAGTGCAACTGCCAATTTTCAATGAGCAGTATGTTGTGGATCGCCTGCTGGACGCGATCTGCAAACTCGATTACCCGCGCGAAAAGCTCGACATACAACTGCTTGACGACTCAACCGACGAAACCGTCGCCGTAGCGCGCGAACTGGTCGAGCGTTATGCTGCGCTTGGACACCCTGTTTACTACCTCCACCGCGAAAATCGCGCCGGTTACAAAGCAGGCGCGCTTGAAGAAGGACTGAAAACTGCCAAGGGTGAATTCGTCGCGATCTTCGACGCCGACTTCGTGCCTCCCACAGATTTTCTGATGAAGTGCATTCATCACTTCACGAATCCGAAGATCGGGATGGTGCAAACTCGTTGGACTCATATCAACCGGACCTACTCGTTGCTCACCGAGGTGGAAGCGATTCTGCTCGATGGCCACTTTGTGCTGGAGCACTCCGGACGCGCCCGCAGCGGTGTTTTCTTTAACTTCAACGGCACGGCAGGCATGTGGCGGCGTGTTGCCATAGAAGAAGCGGGAGGCTGGCAACACGACACACTGACGGAAGATACCGATCTTTCTTACCGGGCACAGCTCAAGGGATGGAAATTTCTCTATCTACAGGACGTGGAGTGTCCTGCCGAGTTGCCGGTAGAGATGACTGCCTTCAAGACGCAGCAGGCGCGCTGGGCAAAGGGATTGATCCAGGTATCGAAGAAAATTCTGCCGAAGGTATTCGCCAGCGATGTGCCGCGGGCGGTTAAGGTCGAAGCGTGGTATCACCTGACCGCGAATCTCAGCTATCCGCTGATGATCGTACTTTCCGTGCTGTTGATGCCGGCCATGATCATCCGCTTCTACCAGGGCTGGTTTCAGATGCTTTATATCGATCTGCCCTTGTTCATGGCATCGACGTTTTCAATTTCGAGTTTCTATCTGGTTTCACAAAAGGAACTTTTCCCGAAAACGTGGCTGCGCGCATTTCTCTTCCTGCCGCTTCTGATGGCTCTGGGGATTGGCTTGACCATCACCAACACGCGCGCGGTTCTGGAAGCGCTGGCGGGCAAGCAAACGGCATTTGCGCGCACTCCTAAATATCGTGTGGAGTCAAAGAAAGACAAAGTGGGCGGCGCCAGCAAATATCGCAAGCGCCTGGGATGGGTTCCCTGGATCGAGCTAATGATTGGGACCTACTTCGCGGCAGCGGTGTATTACGCGATCGACAACGAAAACTACTTCACGGTTCCCTTCCTCCTGCTCTTCGTGCTGGGCTACTGGTGTACTGGCCTGATGTCGTTGCTGCAAGGCCGCTTCAGCGGCATGTCGGTCAGTTCCGATGCGCACAGCAAGCCTTTCCCGGTGGGCGTCTAA
- a CDS encoding DUF4397 domain-containing protein gives MMSMYSRFLSLALSTIILGAALFTTGCGDDHRSRLRVVHASPDAPNVDVLVDGKAVVTNAAYETASAYLTVGSGTRHVEVRATGGTTDVIDAKPVFSANGDYTLLAVNTLANIEPLLLTDNNTAPAAGQVKLRLVHAAPSAGPVDIYVEAPGTDITTVTPTLTNVPFKGVSDYLSVAAGSYEVFITPTGSKTIAIDSGALTLTAGQIRTAVALDKQNGGTPLTAIVLSDLN, from the coding sequence ATGATGTCCATGTATTCACGTTTTCTTTCCCTAGCCTTGAGCACGATCATTCTCGGTGCAGCTCTTTTTACTACTGGATGCGGCGACGACCATCGCTCACGATTGCGGGTTGTCCATGCCTCGCCGGATGCGCCCAACGTTGACGTCCTGGTGGACGGCAAGGCGGTTGTGACCAACGCAGCCTACGAGACTGCGTCCGCGTATTTGACTGTGGGTTCGGGTACTCGCCACGTTGAAGTGCGCGCCACGGGCGGAACTACCGATGTGATTGATGCCAAGCCGGTTTTCTCTGCCAACGGCGATTACACGTTGCTGGCGGTGAATACGCTGGCAAACATCGAACCACTGCTGCTCACCGATAACAACACCGCCCCTGCTGCGGGACAAGTCAAATTGCGATTGGTCCATGCGGCGCCCAGCGCGGGCCCGGTCGATATCTATGTCGAAGCCCCAGGAACGGATATCACTACTGTTACGCCAACGCTCACCAATGTGCCTTTCAAGGGTGTGTCGGACTATTTGAGCGTGGCTGCTGGCAGCTACGAAGTGTTTATCACGCCGACCGGATCGAAGACGATCGCGATCGACAGCGGAGCGTTGACACTTACGGCAGGTCAGATTCGCACTGCTGTAGCGCTCGACAAGCAGAACGGAGGAACGCCGCTGACGGCGATTGTCCTGTCCGATCTTAACTAG
- a CDS encoding DUF4397 domain-containing protein, translating to MLRRTCVLFAAVFTLTALTAFTTSCGSSSTGAKVRLVNGTPDEAGLDLLIDTKSAATSVAYGASSSYITIATGTRELQIEPTGATNLLADRSDSISAGTNYTLLSMNFSFDPQSVLLIDDNTAPDSGNFKLRVINASPGMGIQDVYIVPDGTDISSVDPTFPGLAFQGVTTYSGLAAGDYHVIFAVPGQKFINLDSGKITFASRQIRTALGLNNPVGGFEFTMLTDAN from the coding sequence ATGCTTCGTCGTACGTGTGTACTTTTCGCCGCCGTCTTCACTCTTACTGCTCTCACCGCCTTCACCACTAGCTGCGGATCATCTTCCACTGGCGCCAAAGTTCGTCTGGTGAACGGCACACCTGACGAGGCCGGCCTCGACCTGCTGATCGACACCAAGAGCGCTGCAACCAGTGTTGCCTATGGCGCTTCCTCTTCGTACATCACCATTGCGACCGGGACTCGTGAGTTGCAGATCGAACCGACCGGCGCGACTAACCTTTTGGCGGATCGATCCGACAGTATCTCGGCCGGCACGAACTACACCTTGCTCTCCATGAACTTCTCCTTCGATCCGCAAAGCGTGTTACTGATCGATGACAACACTGCCCCCGACTCAGGCAATTTCAAGTTGCGCGTCATCAATGCGTCTCCAGGGATGGGTATCCAGGATGTCTACATCGTGCCGGACGGCACTGATATCAGTTCCGTCGATCCAACGTTTCCGGGATTGGCATTTCAAGGCGTCACGACTTACTCCGGCCTGGCGGCGGGAGACTATCACGTCATTTTCGCTGTGCCCGGGCAGAAATTTATCAATCTCGACAGCGGCAAGATCACGTTTGCCTCCCGTCAGATTCGCACAGCTTTGGGCCTGAACAATCCGGTTGGCGGTTTTGAGTTCACGATGTTGACCGACGCGAACTAA